The nucleotide window GATGCAGTCGCCGCCGCCCAACAGACAGGCATTCCCCTTAAGATTATGGGGGCGATGGAAAACCCGGAGTATTGGCAAAAAATTCTCCAAACTTATCCCCATGCGCCAATTGAATATGCGGGATTTCTCTCCACTCAAGCTTTACAATCTCAGTTGCGTCAATGTCGCGCCCTGTTAATGACGCCGCGCTGGGTAGAAGCCTTTGGGAATGTCGCCATTGAAGCCTTAGCCTGTGGCGTTCCGGTAATTGGCTATCGACGGGGAGGAATTGCAGAAATTGTCGCTGATGGGAAAACAGGTTTTCTAGTCGAACCGGATAGCGTATCGGGGTTAGTAGAAGCGATCGCCAAATTAGACCAAATTAACCGCCAAGACTGTTACAAAGCTGCCCAAACCAAGTATTCTTTAGAAGCTTTAGGCGATCGCTACGAGCAATGGTTCTCCTCTTTCTAAGTGCTGAGTGTAAAGTGCTGAGTGCTGAGTGAGTTCCGAGTTCCGAGTTCCGTAGCTTGCTTCCGCGCAGTGGTGTTCCGAGTGAGGAAAGGAGTGCTGAGTTCCGTAGCTACTCAGTAGCAGTGTTTCAAGTGGGTAGCGGAGTACAAAGCAAGAAGTTTAAAGTCACCAAAAAATAGGCTTTCTTCCCCCCATCCCCCCATCCTCTTCTTCCCCAACTCCCAACTCCCAACTGCCTTCTTCTTCCCCCTCCCCCCATCCTCTTCTTCCCCAACTCCTAACTCCCAATTCCCAACTCCCTTCTTCTTCCCCCCATCCTCTTCTTCCCCAACTCCTAACTCCCTTCTTATGCTCCCAACTCCCCTAAAACCTGGCGATAAACTTTGTATGATTGCGCCGAGTGGTGCGTTGCGCGAATTTGAGGCGTTTCAGCGGGGTGTAGAAATCTGGCGAAAACGCGGTTATGTTATTGAACCAAACCCAACTGTTGATAAGCGTTGGGGATATTTAGCGGGAACTGACGAACATCGACGCGAACAACTGACAGAGGCTTTGCGCGATCGCACTTGTCGCGGTATCCTCTGCGTGCGGGGCGGTTATGGTGGGGCCAGATTATTAGAAAATTGGGTATGGCCGGAGAGTTCGCCTAAATGGTTAATTGGCTTTTCCGACATCACTAGCTTGTTGTGGCGCTTCTACCAAGCAGGCGTATCGGGGGTTCATGGCCCGGTTTTAACCACCTTAGCGGCTGAACCAGAGTGGAGTCTGGCGCGATTATTCGATTGGGTGGAAGGTCGCAGTTTAGAACCTTTACAGGGTGAGGGTTGGGGCGGTGGAGAGGTTCAAGGGACTTTGATTCCTGCGAATCTGACGGTGGCGACGCATTTATTGGGAACGCCTGTACAACCCAATTTCCAAGGCGCAATTTTAGCCCTAGAGGATGTGACAGAAGCCCCCTATC belongs to Desertifilum tharense IPPAS B-1220 and includes:
- a CDS encoding LD-carboxypeptidase; the encoded protein is MIAPSGALREFEAFQRGVEIWRKRGYVIEPNPTVDKRWGYLAGTDEHRREQLTEALRDRTCRGILCVRGGYGGARLLENWVWPESSPKWLIGFSDITSLLWRFYQAGVSGVHGPVLTTLAAEPEWSLARLFDWVEGRSLEPLQGEGWGGGEVQGTLIPANLTVATHLLGTPVQPNFQGAILALEDVTEAPYRIDRQLTQWRMCGAFEGVKGIALGRFSRCESPEGIPSFTIEEVLRDRLSDLGIPIVSDLPFGHDGVNAALPVGVCATLNGDTGSLTLSKVAC